One segment of Coriobacteriia bacterium DNA contains the following:
- the upp gene encoding uracil phosphoribosyltransferase produces the protein MANSSPYPNVTVVEHPLVQHKLTILRDVKTGSKQFRELVKELAMLEAYEATRGFQLAETTVQTPITETVSYELVGKKVAVIPILRAGLGMVEGILELIPAARVGHIGLYRDPETLKPVEYYCKLPEDIAERDVLIVDPMLATGGSASAAVEFLRAKGARQIRLLVLIAAPEGIDEVVRACGPDVHIYCCSIDDHLNDHGYIVPGLGDAGDRLFGTK, from the coding sequence ATGGCCAATTCGTCGCCGTATCCCAACGTGACGGTCGTCGAGCACCCGCTCGTCCAGCACAAGCTGACGATTCTTCGCGACGTCAAGACGGGCTCCAAGCAGTTCCGCGAGCTCGTCAAGGAACTGGCGATGCTCGAGGCCTACGAGGCGACGCGCGGCTTCCAACTCGCCGAGACCACCGTACAGACGCCCATTACCGAGACGGTAAGCTACGAGCTCGTGGGCAAGAAGGTCGCGGTGATTCCGATCCTGCGTGCAGGGCTCGGCATGGTCGAGGGCATCTTGGAGCTCATCCCGGCAGCGCGCGTTGGCCACATCGGCCTGTATCGCGATCCCGAGACGCTCAAGCCGGTCGAGTACTACTGCAAGCTGCCGGAAGACATCGCCGAGCGCGACGTGCTCATCGTCGACCCGATGTTGGCGACGGGCGGAAGCGCCTCGGCGGCCGTCGAGTTCCTACGCGCCAAGGGCGCGAGGCAGATTCGCCTCCTCGTGCTCATTGCGGCACCCGAGGGCATCGACGAGGTCGTGAGGGCATGCGGTCCCGACGTGCACATCTACTGCTGCTCGATCGACGACCATCTCAACGACCACGGCTACATCGTCCCGGGCCTGGGCGACGCCGGCGACCGCCTCTTCGGCACCAAGTAG